One part of the Astatotilapia calliptera chromosome 9, fAstCal1.2, whole genome shotgun sequence genome encodes these proteins:
- the u2surp gene encoding U2 snRNP-associated SURP motif-containing protein isoform X1, with protein sequence MADRTPGGSQKASAKALLESKLKSFSIGKMAVAKRTLSKKEQDEIKKKEDERAAAEIYEEFLAAFEGGGEGKVKAFVRGGIANATKEEAAADDKRGKLYKPKSRFETQPKSILPLETPPQFLALDKRHGLKKSSEKEKKKSNLELFKEELKQIQEERDERHKMKGRVSRFEPLSGTDGRRSSDGSSRRNRPSSVLDDCAPGSHDVGDPSTTNLYLGNINPQMNEEMLCQEFGRYGPLASVKIMWPRTDEERARERNCGFVAFMNRRDAERALKNLNGKMIMNFEMKLGWGKGVPIPPHPIYIPPSMMEHTLPPPPSGLPFNAQPRERLKNPNAPLLPPPKNKEEFDKTLSQAIVKVVIPTERNLLSLIHRMIEFVVREGPMFEAMIMNREINNPMYRFLFENQSPAHVYYRWKLYSILQGESPAKWRTDDFRMFKNGSLWRPPPLNPYLHGPYDDGEEEEDEEEANKKGCLKEEERDKLEEMLRGLTPRRADIAEAMLFCLSHAEAAEEIVECITESLSILKTPLPKKIARLYLVSDVLYNSSAKVANASYYRKYFETKLCQIFADLNATYKTIQGHLQSENFKQRVMSCFRAWEDWAVYPDPFLIKLQNIFLGLVNLAVEKEPVSLVVEPEPADDIDGAPIGDYVDGTPLEDVDGVPIDSVPLDGAPIDGAPLDDLDGVPIKSMEEDLDGIPLDPSKDAPFKVAPSKWEAVDEAELESQAVTTSKWEIFEQPEETKKDDADSDEDRSPRSEDNQSYSNPIRDDSDFKSKMSEMNEEKRSKLREIEVKVMKFQDELESGKRPKKPGQSIQEQVEHYRDKLLQKEKEKEKLEREKEKEKKEKEKAEARLKELKKEKEKEDTPTRKERYLSPPVDRKRRHSGSPSPTRSSSRRGRSSSPRSERSERSERSDRSYSKDTSSRSSHKDSPRSSNRKSSKRSPSSPRTPKRSRRSRSRTPKKSAKKSRSKSRSPHRSHKKSKKSKH encoded by the exons ATGGCGGACCGAACGCCTGGTGGCTCTCAGAAAGCTAGCGCTAAG GCGCTGCTTGAGAGCAAACTGAAGTCTTTCAGCATTGGCAAGATGGCAGTGGCAAAGAGAACCCTCAGCAAAAAGGAACaagatgaaataaagaaaaaa gaaGATGAACGAGCGGCAGCTGAAATTTATGAGGAGTTTCTTGCTGCTTTtgaaggaggaggggagggaaaAGTCAAAGCTTTTGTCCGTGGTGGCATTGCAAATGCAACGAAAG AGGAAGCGGCTGCTGATGACAAGAGAGGAAAGTTGTACAAGCCTAAGTCACGTTTTGAGACCCAACCAAAAAGCATCCTGCCTTTGGAAACTCCGCCACAATTTTTAGCATTAGACAAACGGCAT GGCTTAAAGAAGAGcagtgaaaaggaaaagaagaagagtaaTTTGGAGCTCTTCAAAGAAGAACTTAAACA AATACAGgaagagagagatgaaagacACAAGATGAAAGGACGTGTTAGTCGCTTCGAACCGCTCTCTGGGACAGATGGAAGACGCTCCT cGGATGGTTCTTCACGAAGAAACCGTCCGTCCAGTG tTTTGGATGATTGTGCACCAGGTTCCCATGACGTTGGAGATCCATCCACTACTAACTTGTACCTTGGAAACATCAATCCACAG ATGAACGAAGAGATGCTGTGCCAAGAGTTTGGCCGGTATGGCCCGCTGGCAAGTGTGAAAATCATGTGGCCGAGGACAGATGAGGAAAGGGCTCGGGAGAGGAACTGTGGCTTTGTGGCTTTCATGAACAGGAGGGATGCAGAGCGAGCACTCAAAAACTTAAATG GAAAGATGATAATGAACTTTGAGATGAAATTAGGATGGGGAAAAGGTGTGCCCATTCCACCCCATCCCATCTATATCCCTCCTTCTATGATGGAACATACACTCCCCCCGCCTCCCTCTGGCCTCCCATTCAACGCACAGCCCCGAGAGAGGCTAAAGAACCCCAATGctcctctgcttcctccacCTAAAAACAAGGAGGAGTTCGACAAG ACTCTGTCGCAAGCCATAGTCAAAGTGGTTATCCCAACAGAAAg GAATTTGCTCTCTCTCATCCATCGAATGATCGAGTTTGTGGTGCGTGAAGGACCAATGTTTGAAGCCATGATCATGAACAGAGAGATCAACAATCCCATGTACAG GTTTTTATTTGAGAACCAGAGCCCAGCACATGTATACTACCGATGGAAGCTCTACTCCATACTGCAG GGTGAATCACCAGCCAAATGGCGAACAGATGACTTTAGGATGTTTAAAAATGGCTCTTTGTGGCGCCCACCTCCTCTTAATCCGTACCTCCATGGTCCTTACGATgacggtgaggaggaggaagatgaagaggaggccAATAAGAAAGGCTGCTTAAAAGAAGA GGAGCGGGACAAACTAGAGGAGATGCTGCGTGGTTTGACTCCCAGGAGGGCAGATATTGCAGAGGCCATGCTGTTCTGTCTCAGCCatgctgaagctgctgaagaaaTTGTGGAGTGTATCACAGAGTCCCTCTCCATCCTAAAGACCCCTTTACCCAAGAAG ATTGCACGGTTGTATCTAGTTTCTGATGTGCTGTATAACTCTTCTGCCAAAGTAGCCAATGCATCTTACTACAGAAAATA CTTTGAGACAAAACTCTGCCAGATTTTCGCCGACCTAAACGCAACTTACAAAACAATACAAGGTCACCTTCAGTCTGAAAACTTCAAG CAACGGGTAATGTCATGTTTCCGGGCATGGGAGGACTGGGCTGTGTACCCTGACCCTTTTCTTATCAAGCTGCAGAACATCTTCCTTGGTCTAGTAAACCTCGCTGTGGAGAAGGAGCCTGTAAGCCTTGTTGTGGAG CCTGAGCCAGCAGACGACATTGATGGGGCTCCTATCGGGGATTATGTAGATGGTACTCCACTGGAGGACGTGGATGGAGTGCCCATTGACTCAGTTCCCCTTGATGGGGCACCAATCGATGGAGCCCCTCTGGATGACTTAGATGGAGTTCCTATCAAGTCCATGGAAGAAGACCTAGATGGAATACCTT TGGATCCGTCCAAGGATGCTCCCTTCAAGGTAGCACCATCGAAATGGGAAGCAGTGGATGAGGCAGAGTTAGAATCTCAAG CTGTGACAACCTCCAAGTGGGAGATATTTGAGCAGccagaagaaacaaaaaa GGACGATGCGGACAGTGATGAGGACAGAAGCCCTCGTTCAGAAGATAATCAGAGCTATTCCAACCCAATCAGAGATGACTCTGACTTTAAGTCAAAGATGTCTGAAATGAACGAGGAGAAGCGCTCTAAGCTCAGAGAGATAGAG GTTAAAGTCATGAAGTTCCAGGATGAGCTGGAGTCTGGGAAAAGACCTAAGAAGCCCGGTCAGAGTATTCAGGAGCAGGTGGAACATTATAGGGACAAACTACTACAAAAG gaaaaagaaaaagaaaaactggagcgggaaaaagagaaggaaaagaaagagaaggaaaaagctGAGGCACGGTTGAAAGagttaaagaaggaaaaagagaaggaggacACACCAACCAGAAAGGAGAG ATATTTGTCCCCTCCGGTTGATAGGAAGCGTCGTCACAGTGGATCACCGAGCCCAACGCGGAGCAGCAGCAGACGAGGCCGGTCGTCCTCACCTCGTTCAGAGCGGTCCGAAAGATCAGAGCGCTCCGACCGATCATACTCTAAAGACACATCCTCACGTTCTTCTCATAAAGACTCTCCTCGATCCAGCAACAGAAAGTCATCCAAGAG ATCACCGTCATCACCTCGCACACCCAAACGATCCAGGAGATCGCGCTCCAGGACACCCAAGAAATCAGCTAAGAAATCCCGCTCCAAATCAAGGTCTCCACATCGATCTCACAAAAAGTCAAAGAagagtaaacactga
- the u2surp gene encoding U2 snRNP-associated SURP motif-containing protein isoform X2, translating into MADRTPGGSQKASAKALLESKLKSFSIGKMAVAKRTLSKKEQDEIKKKEDERAAAEIYEEFLAAFEGGGEGKVKAFVRGGIANATKEEAAADDKRGKLYKPKSRFETQPKSILPLETPPQFLALDKRHGLKKSSEKEKKKSNLELFKEELKQIQEERDERHKMKGRVSRFEPLSGTDGRRSSDGSSRRNRPSSVLDDCAPGSHDVGDPSTTNLYLGNINPQMNEEMLCQEFGRYGPLASVKIMWPRTDEERARERNCGFVAFMNRRDAERALKNLNGKMIMNFEMKLGWGKGVPIPPHPIYIPPSMMEHTLPPPPSGLPFNAQPRERLKNPNAPLLPPPKNKEEFDKTLSQAIVKVVIPTERNLLSLIHRMIEFVVREGPMFEAMIMNREINNPMYRFLFENQSPAHVYYRWKLYSILQGESPAKWRTDDFRMFKNGSLWRPPPLNPYLHGPYDDGEEEEDEEEANKKGCLKEEERDKLEEMLRGLTPRRADIAEAMLFCLSHAEAAEEIVECITESLSILKTPLPKKIARLYLVSDVLYNSSAKVANASYYRKYFETKLCQIFADLNATYKTIQGHLQSENFKQRVMSCFRAWEDWAVYPDPFLIKLQNIFLGLVNLAVEKEPVSLVVEPEPADDIDGAPIGDYVDGTPLEDVDGVPIDSVPLDGAPIDGAPLDDLDGVPIKSMEEDLDGIPLDPSKDAPFKVAPSKWEAVDEAELESQAVTTSKWEIFEQPEETKKDDADSDEDRSPRSEDNQSYSNPIRDDSDFKSKMSEMNEEKRSKLREIEVKVMKFQDELESGKRPKKPGQSIQEQVEHYRDKLLQKEKEKEKLEREKEKEKKEKEKAEARLKELKKEKEKEDTPTRKERKRRHSGSPSPTRSSSRRGRSSSPRSERSERSERSDRSYSKDTSSRSSHKDSPRSSNRKSSKRSPSSPRTPKRSRRSRSRTPKKSAKKSRSKSRSPHRSHKKSKKSKH; encoded by the exons ATGGCGGACCGAACGCCTGGTGGCTCTCAGAAAGCTAGCGCTAAG GCGCTGCTTGAGAGCAAACTGAAGTCTTTCAGCATTGGCAAGATGGCAGTGGCAAAGAGAACCCTCAGCAAAAAGGAACaagatgaaataaagaaaaaa gaaGATGAACGAGCGGCAGCTGAAATTTATGAGGAGTTTCTTGCTGCTTTtgaaggaggaggggagggaaaAGTCAAAGCTTTTGTCCGTGGTGGCATTGCAAATGCAACGAAAG AGGAAGCGGCTGCTGATGACAAGAGAGGAAAGTTGTACAAGCCTAAGTCACGTTTTGAGACCCAACCAAAAAGCATCCTGCCTTTGGAAACTCCGCCACAATTTTTAGCATTAGACAAACGGCAT GGCTTAAAGAAGAGcagtgaaaaggaaaagaagaagagtaaTTTGGAGCTCTTCAAAGAAGAACTTAAACA AATACAGgaagagagagatgaaagacACAAGATGAAAGGACGTGTTAGTCGCTTCGAACCGCTCTCTGGGACAGATGGAAGACGCTCCT cGGATGGTTCTTCACGAAGAAACCGTCCGTCCAGTG tTTTGGATGATTGTGCACCAGGTTCCCATGACGTTGGAGATCCATCCACTACTAACTTGTACCTTGGAAACATCAATCCACAG ATGAACGAAGAGATGCTGTGCCAAGAGTTTGGCCGGTATGGCCCGCTGGCAAGTGTGAAAATCATGTGGCCGAGGACAGATGAGGAAAGGGCTCGGGAGAGGAACTGTGGCTTTGTGGCTTTCATGAACAGGAGGGATGCAGAGCGAGCACTCAAAAACTTAAATG GAAAGATGATAATGAACTTTGAGATGAAATTAGGATGGGGAAAAGGTGTGCCCATTCCACCCCATCCCATCTATATCCCTCCTTCTATGATGGAACATACACTCCCCCCGCCTCCCTCTGGCCTCCCATTCAACGCACAGCCCCGAGAGAGGCTAAAGAACCCCAATGctcctctgcttcctccacCTAAAAACAAGGAGGAGTTCGACAAG ACTCTGTCGCAAGCCATAGTCAAAGTGGTTATCCCAACAGAAAg GAATTTGCTCTCTCTCATCCATCGAATGATCGAGTTTGTGGTGCGTGAAGGACCAATGTTTGAAGCCATGATCATGAACAGAGAGATCAACAATCCCATGTACAG GTTTTTATTTGAGAACCAGAGCCCAGCACATGTATACTACCGATGGAAGCTCTACTCCATACTGCAG GGTGAATCACCAGCCAAATGGCGAACAGATGACTTTAGGATGTTTAAAAATGGCTCTTTGTGGCGCCCACCTCCTCTTAATCCGTACCTCCATGGTCCTTACGATgacggtgaggaggaggaagatgaagaggaggccAATAAGAAAGGCTGCTTAAAAGAAGA GGAGCGGGACAAACTAGAGGAGATGCTGCGTGGTTTGACTCCCAGGAGGGCAGATATTGCAGAGGCCATGCTGTTCTGTCTCAGCCatgctgaagctgctgaagaaaTTGTGGAGTGTATCACAGAGTCCCTCTCCATCCTAAAGACCCCTTTACCCAAGAAG ATTGCACGGTTGTATCTAGTTTCTGATGTGCTGTATAACTCTTCTGCCAAAGTAGCCAATGCATCTTACTACAGAAAATA CTTTGAGACAAAACTCTGCCAGATTTTCGCCGACCTAAACGCAACTTACAAAACAATACAAGGTCACCTTCAGTCTGAAAACTTCAAG CAACGGGTAATGTCATGTTTCCGGGCATGGGAGGACTGGGCTGTGTACCCTGACCCTTTTCTTATCAAGCTGCAGAACATCTTCCTTGGTCTAGTAAACCTCGCTGTGGAGAAGGAGCCTGTAAGCCTTGTTGTGGAG CCTGAGCCAGCAGACGACATTGATGGGGCTCCTATCGGGGATTATGTAGATGGTACTCCACTGGAGGACGTGGATGGAGTGCCCATTGACTCAGTTCCCCTTGATGGGGCACCAATCGATGGAGCCCCTCTGGATGACTTAGATGGAGTTCCTATCAAGTCCATGGAAGAAGACCTAGATGGAATACCTT TGGATCCGTCCAAGGATGCTCCCTTCAAGGTAGCACCATCGAAATGGGAAGCAGTGGATGAGGCAGAGTTAGAATCTCAAG CTGTGACAACCTCCAAGTGGGAGATATTTGAGCAGccagaagaaacaaaaaa GGACGATGCGGACAGTGATGAGGACAGAAGCCCTCGTTCAGAAGATAATCAGAGCTATTCCAACCCAATCAGAGATGACTCTGACTTTAAGTCAAAGATGTCTGAAATGAACGAGGAGAAGCGCTCTAAGCTCAGAGAGATAGAG GTTAAAGTCATGAAGTTCCAGGATGAGCTGGAGTCTGGGAAAAGACCTAAGAAGCCCGGTCAGAGTATTCAGGAGCAGGTGGAACATTATAGGGACAAACTACTACAAAAG gaaaaagaaaaagaaaaactggagcgggaaaaagagaaggaaaagaaagagaaggaaaaagctGAGGCACGGTTGAAAGagttaaagaaggaaaaagagaaggaggacACACCAACCAGAAAGGAGAG GAAGCGTCGTCACAGTGGATCACCGAGCCCAACGCGGAGCAGCAGCAGACGAGGCCGGTCGTCCTCACCTCGTTCAGAGCGGTCCGAAAGATCAGAGCGCTCCGACCGATCATACTCTAAAGACACATCCTCACGTTCTTCTCATAAAGACTCTCCTCGATCCAGCAACAGAAAGTCATCCAAGAG ATCACCGTCATCACCTCGCACACCCAAACGATCCAGGAGATCGCGCTCCAGGACACCCAAGAAATCAGCTAAGAAATCCCGCTCCAAATCAAGGTCTCCACATCGATCTCACAAAAAGTCAAAGAagagtaaacactga
- the u2surp gene encoding U2 snRNP-associated SURP motif-containing protein isoform X3, producing MADRTPGGSQKASAKALLESKLKSFSIGKMAVAKRTLSKKEQDEIKKKEDERAAAEIYEEFLAAFEGGGEGKVKAFVRGGIANATKEEAAADDKRGKLYKPKSRFETQPKSILPLETPPQFLALDKRHGLKKSSEKEKKKSNLELFKEELKQIQEERDERHKMKGRVSRFEPLSGTDGRRSFLDDCAPGSHDVGDPSTTNLYLGNINPQMNEEMLCQEFGRYGPLASVKIMWPRTDEERARERNCGFVAFMNRRDAERALKNLNGKMIMNFEMKLGWGKGVPIPPHPIYIPPSMMEHTLPPPPSGLPFNAQPRERLKNPNAPLLPPPKNKEEFDKTLSQAIVKVVIPTERNLLSLIHRMIEFVVREGPMFEAMIMNREINNPMYRFLFENQSPAHVYYRWKLYSILQGESPAKWRTDDFRMFKNGSLWRPPPLNPYLHGPYDDGEEEEDEEEANKKGCLKEEERDKLEEMLRGLTPRRADIAEAMLFCLSHAEAAEEIVECITESLSILKTPLPKKIARLYLVSDVLYNSSAKVANASYYRKYFETKLCQIFADLNATYKTIQGHLQSENFKQRVMSCFRAWEDWAVYPDPFLIKLQNIFLGLVNLAVEKEPVSLVVEPEPADDIDGAPIGDYVDGTPLEDVDGVPIDSVPLDGAPIDGAPLDDLDGVPIKSMEEDLDGIPLDPSKDAPFKVAPSKWEAVDEAELESQAVTTSKWEIFEQPEETKKDDADSDEDRSPRSEDNQSYSNPIRDDSDFKSKMSEMNEEKRSKLREIEVKVMKFQDELESGKRPKKPGQSIQEQVEHYRDKLLQKEKEKEKLEREKEKEKKEKEKAEARLKELKKEKEKEDTPTRKERYLSPPVDRKRRHSGSPSPTRSSSRRGRSSSPRSERSERSERSDRSYSKDTSSRSSHKDSPRSSNRKSSKRSPSSPRTPKRSRRSRSRTPKKSAKKSRSKSRSPHRSHKKSKKSKH from the exons ATGGCGGACCGAACGCCTGGTGGCTCTCAGAAAGCTAGCGCTAAG GCGCTGCTTGAGAGCAAACTGAAGTCTTTCAGCATTGGCAAGATGGCAGTGGCAAAGAGAACCCTCAGCAAAAAGGAACaagatgaaataaagaaaaaa gaaGATGAACGAGCGGCAGCTGAAATTTATGAGGAGTTTCTTGCTGCTTTtgaaggaggaggggagggaaaAGTCAAAGCTTTTGTCCGTGGTGGCATTGCAAATGCAACGAAAG AGGAAGCGGCTGCTGATGACAAGAGAGGAAAGTTGTACAAGCCTAAGTCACGTTTTGAGACCCAACCAAAAAGCATCCTGCCTTTGGAAACTCCGCCACAATTTTTAGCATTAGACAAACGGCAT GGCTTAAAGAAGAGcagtgaaaaggaaaagaagaagagtaaTTTGGAGCTCTTCAAAGAAGAACTTAAACA AATACAGgaagagagagatgaaagacACAAGATGAAAGGACGTGTTAGTCGCTTCGAACCGCTCTCTGGGACAGATGGAAGACGCTCCT tTTTGGATGATTGTGCACCAGGTTCCCATGACGTTGGAGATCCATCCACTACTAACTTGTACCTTGGAAACATCAATCCACAG ATGAACGAAGAGATGCTGTGCCAAGAGTTTGGCCGGTATGGCCCGCTGGCAAGTGTGAAAATCATGTGGCCGAGGACAGATGAGGAAAGGGCTCGGGAGAGGAACTGTGGCTTTGTGGCTTTCATGAACAGGAGGGATGCAGAGCGAGCACTCAAAAACTTAAATG GAAAGATGATAATGAACTTTGAGATGAAATTAGGATGGGGAAAAGGTGTGCCCATTCCACCCCATCCCATCTATATCCCTCCTTCTATGATGGAACATACACTCCCCCCGCCTCCCTCTGGCCTCCCATTCAACGCACAGCCCCGAGAGAGGCTAAAGAACCCCAATGctcctctgcttcctccacCTAAAAACAAGGAGGAGTTCGACAAG ACTCTGTCGCAAGCCATAGTCAAAGTGGTTATCCCAACAGAAAg GAATTTGCTCTCTCTCATCCATCGAATGATCGAGTTTGTGGTGCGTGAAGGACCAATGTTTGAAGCCATGATCATGAACAGAGAGATCAACAATCCCATGTACAG GTTTTTATTTGAGAACCAGAGCCCAGCACATGTATACTACCGATGGAAGCTCTACTCCATACTGCAG GGTGAATCACCAGCCAAATGGCGAACAGATGACTTTAGGATGTTTAAAAATGGCTCTTTGTGGCGCCCACCTCCTCTTAATCCGTACCTCCATGGTCCTTACGATgacggtgaggaggaggaagatgaagaggaggccAATAAGAAAGGCTGCTTAAAAGAAGA GGAGCGGGACAAACTAGAGGAGATGCTGCGTGGTTTGACTCCCAGGAGGGCAGATATTGCAGAGGCCATGCTGTTCTGTCTCAGCCatgctgaagctgctgaagaaaTTGTGGAGTGTATCACAGAGTCCCTCTCCATCCTAAAGACCCCTTTACCCAAGAAG ATTGCACGGTTGTATCTAGTTTCTGATGTGCTGTATAACTCTTCTGCCAAAGTAGCCAATGCATCTTACTACAGAAAATA CTTTGAGACAAAACTCTGCCAGATTTTCGCCGACCTAAACGCAACTTACAAAACAATACAAGGTCACCTTCAGTCTGAAAACTTCAAG CAACGGGTAATGTCATGTTTCCGGGCATGGGAGGACTGGGCTGTGTACCCTGACCCTTTTCTTATCAAGCTGCAGAACATCTTCCTTGGTCTAGTAAACCTCGCTGTGGAGAAGGAGCCTGTAAGCCTTGTTGTGGAG CCTGAGCCAGCAGACGACATTGATGGGGCTCCTATCGGGGATTATGTAGATGGTACTCCACTGGAGGACGTGGATGGAGTGCCCATTGACTCAGTTCCCCTTGATGGGGCACCAATCGATGGAGCCCCTCTGGATGACTTAGATGGAGTTCCTATCAAGTCCATGGAAGAAGACCTAGATGGAATACCTT TGGATCCGTCCAAGGATGCTCCCTTCAAGGTAGCACCATCGAAATGGGAAGCAGTGGATGAGGCAGAGTTAGAATCTCAAG CTGTGACAACCTCCAAGTGGGAGATATTTGAGCAGccagaagaaacaaaaaa GGACGATGCGGACAGTGATGAGGACAGAAGCCCTCGTTCAGAAGATAATCAGAGCTATTCCAACCCAATCAGAGATGACTCTGACTTTAAGTCAAAGATGTCTGAAATGAACGAGGAGAAGCGCTCTAAGCTCAGAGAGATAGAG GTTAAAGTCATGAAGTTCCAGGATGAGCTGGAGTCTGGGAAAAGACCTAAGAAGCCCGGTCAGAGTATTCAGGAGCAGGTGGAACATTATAGGGACAAACTACTACAAAAG gaaaaagaaaaagaaaaactggagcgggaaaaagagaaggaaaagaaagagaaggaaaaagctGAGGCACGGTTGAAAGagttaaagaaggaaaaagagaaggaggacACACCAACCAGAAAGGAGAG ATATTTGTCCCCTCCGGTTGATAGGAAGCGTCGTCACAGTGGATCACCGAGCCCAACGCGGAGCAGCAGCAGACGAGGCCGGTCGTCCTCACCTCGTTCAGAGCGGTCCGAAAGATCAGAGCGCTCCGACCGATCATACTCTAAAGACACATCCTCACGTTCTTCTCATAAAGACTCTCCTCGATCCAGCAACAGAAAGTCATCCAAGAG ATCACCGTCATCACCTCGCACACCCAAACGATCCAGGAGATCGCGCTCCAGGACACCCAAGAAATCAGCTAAGAAATCCCGCTCCAAATCAAGGTCTCCACATCGATCTCACAAAAAGTCAAAGAagagtaaacactga
- the u2surp gene encoding U2 snRNP-associated SURP motif-containing protein isoform X4, with product MLLCFLHLKTRRSSTRNLLSLIHRMIEFVVREGPMFEAMIMNREINNPMYRFLFENQSPAHVYYRWKLYSILQGESPAKWRTDDFRMFKNGSLWRPPPLNPYLHGPYDDGEEEEDEEEANKKGCLKEEERDKLEEMLRGLTPRRADIAEAMLFCLSHAEAAEEIVECITESLSILKTPLPKKIARLYLVSDVLYNSSAKVANASYYRKYFETKLCQIFADLNATYKTIQGHLQSENFKQRVMSCFRAWEDWAVYPDPFLIKLQNIFLGLVNLAVEKEPVSLVVEPEPADDIDGAPIGDYVDGTPLEDVDGVPIDSVPLDGAPIDGAPLDDLDGVPIKSMEEDLDGIPLDPSKDAPFKVAPSKWEAVDEAELESQAVTTSKWEIFEQPEETKKDDADSDEDRSPRSEDNQSYSNPIRDDSDFKSKMSEMNEEKRSKLREIEVKVMKFQDELESGKRPKKPGQSIQEQVEHYRDKLLQKEKEKEKLEREKEKEKKEKEKAEARLKELKKEKEKEDTPTRKERKRRHSGSPSPTRSSSRRGRSSSPRSERSERSERSDRSYSKDTSSRSSHKDSPRSSNRKSSKRSPSSPRTPKRSRRSRSRTPKKSAKKSRSKSRSPHRSHKKSKKSKH from the exons ATGctcctctgcttcctccacCTAAAAACAAGGAGGAGTTCGACAAG GAATTTGCTCTCTCTCATCCATCGAATGATCGAGTTTGTGGTGCGTGAAGGACCAATGTTTGAAGCCATGATCATGAACAGAGAGATCAACAATCCCATGTACAG GTTTTTATTTGAGAACCAGAGCCCAGCACATGTATACTACCGATGGAAGCTCTACTCCATACTGCAG GGTGAATCACCAGCCAAATGGCGAACAGATGACTTTAGGATGTTTAAAAATGGCTCTTTGTGGCGCCCACCTCCTCTTAATCCGTACCTCCATGGTCCTTACGATgacggtgaggaggaggaagatgaagaggaggccAATAAGAAAGGCTGCTTAAAAGAAGA GGAGCGGGACAAACTAGAGGAGATGCTGCGTGGTTTGACTCCCAGGAGGGCAGATATTGCAGAGGCCATGCTGTTCTGTCTCAGCCatgctgaagctgctgaagaaaTTGTGGAGTGTATCACAGAGTCCCTCTCCATCCTAAAGACCCCTTTACCCAAGAAG ATTGCACGGTTGTATCTAGTTTCTGATGTGCTGTATAACTCTTCTGCCAAAGTAGCCAATGCATCTTACTACAGAAAATA CTTTGAGACAAAACTCTGCCAGATTTTCGCCGACCTAAACGCAACTTACAAAACAATACAAGGTCACCTTCAGTCTGAAAACTTCAAG CAACGGGTAATGTCATGTTTCCGGGCATGGGAGGACTGGGCTGTGTACCCTGACCCTTTTCTTATCAAGCTGCAGAACATCTTCCTTGGTCTAGTAAACCTCGCTGTGGAGAAGGAGCCTGTAAGCCTTGTTGTGGAG CCTGAGCCAGCAGACGACATTGATGGGGCTCCTATCGGGGATTATGTAGATGGTACTCCACTGGAGGACGTGGATGGAGTGCCCATTGACTCAGTTCCCCTTGATGGGGCACCAATCGATGGAGCCCCTCTGGATGACTTAGATGGAGTTCCTATCAAGTCCATGGAAGAAGACCTAGATGGAATACCTT TGGATCCGTCCAAGGATGCTCCCTTCAAGGTAGCACCATCGAAATGGGAAGCAGTGGATGAGGCAGAGTTAGAATCTCAAG CTGTGACAACCTCCAAGTGGGAGATATTTGAGCAGccagaagaaacaaaaaa GGACGATGCGGACAGTGATGAGGACAGAAGCCCTCGTTCAGAAGATAATCAGAGCTATTCCAACCCAATCAGAGATGACTCTGACTTTAAGTCAAAGATGTCTGAAATGAACGAGGAGAAGCGCTCTAAGCTCAGAGAGATAGAG GTTAAAGTCATGAAGTTCCAGGATGAGCTGGAGTCTGGGAAAAGACCTAAGAAGCCCGGTCAGAGTATTCAGGAGCAGGTGGAACATTATAGGGACAAACTACTACAAAAG gaaaaagaaaaagaaaaactggagcgggaaaaagagaaggaaaagaaagagaaggaaaaagctGAGGCACGGTTGAAAGagttaaagaaggaaaaagagaaggaggacACACCAACCAGAAAGGAGAG GAAGCGTCGTCACAGTGGATCACCGAGCCCAACGCGGAGCAGCAGCAGACGAGGCCGGTCGTCCTCACCTCGTTCAGAGCGGTCCGAAAGATCAGAGCGCTCCGACCGATCATACTCTAAAGACACATCCTCACGTTCTTCTCATAAAGACTCTCCTCGATCCAGCAACAGAAAGTCATCCAAGAG ATCACCGTCATCACCTCGCACACCCAAACGATCCAGGAGATCGCGCTCCAGGACACCCAAGAAATCAGCTAAGAAATCCCGCTCCAAATCAAGGTCTCCACATCGATCTCACAAAAAGTCAAAGAagagtaaacactga